The Phalacrocorax aristotelis chromosome 27, bGulAri2.1, whole genome shotgun sequence sequence CCAGTCAGGagttcagcagctctgcttctgctggagtGGGCCTCAGCTCCCCGGCAGATTGGCagcttctctcctctcctcccctcccagatGCTGCTGACCTTGACCAACTCCCAAAGTGCAGCTGTGCGCACAAGGGCCTTGAGGAGGATTCAGAGGCTGAGCCACGTGCTGGCCAGATGGCCCTCACTGGAGGTAAGGAGGCAGGCAGCCTCCAGCCAGGAcatctccccttccctgtgcacaCCTGAGCAGCGTGCAGCTCAGGGTTCCTGCCAGGCCTTGGGCACCACTCAGCAAGGCTCTGCCCTGAAGCGAGGGTCTTGGTCCCGTGGACTCCTCTCCCCAGTCCCATCTCTGCCAGGACCTGGAGCTGCACCCAGCCCCGTCCCTGTGTGGGGCAGCACTGCCCCAGGAGCCTGGTGGGAGCTGCCCAGCTCTAGCTGCTTGGAGAGCTGGGGCCACCAGGGCCCTGCAAAGCTCTGAACCGCCTGAGATACTGCCCTGGGCACAGTCTTGGGTTCACGGCTTTGACCCCAACGGCCTCGCCTCAGCCCTTCTGCTGTTCTGTCTCCCTCCCCCAGGCCTGGCAAGATGAGTTCAGCCACGGCTGCTACACAGAGGTCCAGATCCCCATCCTGGGACGGCTACTGGGATGTCTCATCCTTCTCAGCTCttgcaaggaagaagagagcagcCACGTGGCTTCAGATGCTCTTGACTCCATCTACAGGTTCATCTGTAAGCGAGAAAGTAAGAGGAGCTGTGTCGTGGGCTGGGTCCCTCCACACACAGACTTCTCCTGATAGCGTCTGCTCCTCTTCCTGGGCATCGCGCTGGACCGTTCTGGTGCTTGCAGGAGGCTCTCTGTCACAGTCTGCCAGCTTCCCTGACCTCCCTGGCCCTTTGCAGCTGCTTCCCATAGGATCCCAGCTATCATTTTTCTGCGGAGCGGagtgctctcctgaagtccaggatccactctctgctgctctccttccttGTTCCTTTCAGGATCTTGAGCCCCCCTGTTTTGTGGTCCTCACACCCACAGCTACCATCGATTACCACAGCCTGAAACCAATTCTTCCCTCTCATTGAACAGCAGATCAGGCTGGGCGTCACCCCGGCTGCACCCTCCAATGCCTGTGGCAAGAAGCTGACCCTGACACCCTCCAGAAATCCCCTTGCCCACCACCACCTACCCTGACTGTGGGTCGTAACCCCTCGCCGCGGCCATTCCAAAAAGCTCTTTTCAGCGTTTGGTAAGCTTGTTGGCAAAGTTGCTGCCTCCTAACAACAgctctttgttttcccctccccaTTTAGGTAGGACGCGGTCAGAGGACAAGCCACAGCATCAACAGGCCCAAAGGGAATGGGAAGCTGAGAGCACTTCCTCGTGTTCTTTGCTCCACAAAGCCAGCACCCTGATCATGGTAATGATCTCCCCCCTTGCTGGGACTCTTGCCTGTGGCATCAGCAGGGGACTTGTGTGAGCAAAGGCATCCAGAATCAGTGGGGCTGGCGTGGCCTTGCTGTCCCTGCTGAGAGGGTTCCTGCTGTCCCGGCGCAGGGACGATGCgagggctgctctccagtgtCCCAGCAGAAgctccagccctcctggccACCAGCAAGCCCCGCTTCTCTGTAGGGGCAAGCAGCACCATCAGGGCAGTTGTGTGACATGtattcccttcctccctcccgtAGGCAGGTAAAAACTACCTCCGGCCTTCTGAGAAGACAGGCATTGTCCTCACAGCCATTGAAGCCATGAGGCACTCCAGCACCTATGACAAGCAGGTGGCCAGGGCGGTGCTGAACAGGACCATGAGAGACCCTGCCTCCTGGCTGACAGATGTAAGTAGCTGGCCTGGCCTGCCCTTGAGCCCTTTCAAGCCTTATGCCTTGCCCTGCCTTTGCCCCgcctgtccctgcctttgccCTGCTGTGCCTTGCGTCAGGCACCTAAAGCCATTTTGAGCCACCGGAGAAGGATGGGAAGTTTCAGTGGTGGCAGCTGAGGAAACGGCTGCACTGCAGTGGCAGCGCCACCTTCACCTGTGGCCCCTCCAGGTGCCAAGCATCGTGAGGTGCATCCATGAAAGCCTGCAGTCCACCAGCACAGTGTCAGCCTGGGAGAGCCTGGAAGCCCTGCTTGTCTTCCTGGCCTGCAAGTACCCCAGGGAACTGGTCTTCAGCATGGTGATCAATGTCCCACTATGTGACAGGTATGAGCCCCGACAGACCCAAGGGCTTGCTCCATTTGGGGAGAGGGGTCCCAGAGGCTCCCTTGGCTGCGAGAGACACTGAAAACTGCACGACATCCCCGAGGAGCGGGACCCTCCATCCCACCACATTTCCCAGCCCTGGAGGGTCATCCAGGCCTACAGCAGGCAAAGCTGGCCAAGCCAGGGCCCAGcgctcctcccagccccacgaGGAACACCACCTCAGCCCTCTCCTGCTTGCCCCCAAGCGaggggggcgggcgggcagcgccAGGGCTGCGAGGCAGCCCAGGACTGGCTGGACTAGCCTGGGCACAGTGCCATGACTGCGGCAGCTCTGCTGACGAAATGCTCTGTGCTTGGCAGCGCTGCCCTGTCCATGTGGGGGCTGATGCTCTTCCAGAACAAGACACCGGCTAAGTTCCTGCCCGAGCTGAAGACAATCGTTAATTCACGGAAACGGCGGCACCGCAAGCTGATAAGCACCGCTGTGTTGCACGCCTGCAACATTCAGGAGGCAGTAAGTGACCAGACCTGGCCTTGCTCACCCTTGGGGATGCGCACGGCCAGGGACAGGAGACGCTTGTCGCGTCCTGTGTGCCCTGCCTCCTTTGGGCCAACTCTTGCTCTCCAGTCGCTCCTCAGAGGCGTGAGAGCAAGAGGCTGCTGACAGTGGGAGGACAGGAGGAGCCAGCAAAGGCACTGCGCGGTCCTCCatgggcagggctgctcccacaACAGGCTGTCTGGTCCCGGTGCCCTTTCCCTGAGCTGCCAGTGGGAAGCAGGAGCCCCACGGGCTCTGCCCGTCTCTCACTGCCATCTTCGTTTCAGGTGCAAGACTGCACCAATGCTGAACGGCTGCGTTTTTCCTCCACGCAACTCCTCCAGGAGCACCTGAGGGGTCCAAACCTGGGGCTTCACTGGCTGGTGCTCAAGGGTCTCATCACCCTCTCAGAAAGACCCAAGACGGTGAGCAAGGCGTCAGGTTGAGCCACGTTGGCCAACACGGTGGCTTGGCCTTGGCTGGCAGTCAGGAGACGACTGCTCTCCCGCATACCACAACTGTCTCcagccaggactgctgctgctgtgattgCTGCACCAGAAGCTGGAGGGGGGGCTGGTGCTCAGCAGCCAGAACATGTTTGCCAGGGTGGTCTCTGAACGCTTCACAAAGAGGAAATTCTGTGCTTCATCCAGGCAGGAAAAATCCAGGTCCTGCTGCCAGATGTTGTGGAGACCCTGCAGGATGCCAACAAGAGGATGGCCCTGCTGGTCTTCCAAAACATGGTGCATTatatgaagaggaagaaggccAGCCACACTGCTCTCCAGTTCTCAGAGAAGCTCCTGCTGCTCTTTGATGATGTAAGGCTGCTGCGGGAGCCTGAGCTCTGCAGATGGATGCTGGCCCATGATAGCTGCCCTTCAGCCCAGCCCTATGTTGGCGTGACCTTCTCCCCTCCTTGAGCGATCCCTCAGGGCTGTGTCCTGGGCTCTGCAGCCCATCACGGCTTCCCCCTGGCAGGCTGATGCCTCCGGGCAACTTGTGACCCCTGTGCTggagcccagcccggcccctgTGCAAAGCATCTGCAGGCCAAGAGCTGCTCTCCAAGCCCTGAGAGCTCCCCCAGCTGCGTGGCCATGCAGCAGTGGGCAGGATCCGACCGCAGAGCAGCTCCCCTCCAATCGGCCTCGCCAACGCCTTTGCTCATCGTGTCCTGCCCTCCTGTCCTCCTCCCTACCAGGAGTGCAGCCAGCTGCGAGAGACCTCCATctgcctcttcaaagacctgatGGAGGCTGTGGTGTGGTGTGACAGAAGGAGGATGAAGACCAAAGTGTGGAGGGGGCTGCTCCCGCTCTTCTTCCACATGAGCGACCAGAGCCCGAGCGTGGCCAAGGTGCAGATTTCAAAGCTGGCTAGTGATATGGGGAAAGGTGTGACGACACCACCAGGGTGCTCTGGGTGTGCTGGgtcagggctgctggcagctggcacGGGCATTTCCCAGAGTTGCCCTACCTGGTCAGCaggtctcagcagcagcagcccgtgGCCACCGAGGCCTGAACGCACCCTAAGGGCTGCCcagatttccctgcagctgtTGGAAACCAGGGCTTTGAGCCCCTGccccccagggctgtgcccaaTGGTACCTGAGATGTTTAGGCCAGCACATGTCCCAGCTCCCTAAGGGCAGGATCACTCCAGGGCTCAGAGCTCTGCCCACCTGGAACCGGGGCAGCTCCAGCTGAGGAGCCAAGTGTCCCTCTGGGGGATGCCCATGGgaggtgctgctgcctctgccctgccccagggcctCTGGGACTGGGGCCCTCATCGCCTACAGCGTGAGCCCACAGCTCTTGCGAATCTGTTCTGCTGGCTGGCAGGATGAGATACCTGAGGTGGTGGCTGGGAACGGCTGGCAGCCCGGCCAAGAGCAAGGGGATGCCAGGTCTCCTTTCCCAGGCCATGGTTCCACCTCCcatcctctgctgctctgcaggtctCTAGGAAAGCCCTCGCTGTTGTGGCAAAGATCCTGGAATGGGAAGAGCTCAGGCACGTGATCTGCCCACAGCATACTCAGAGGATCACAGAATGCTTGGTAAGGACAACCCCCAAGCTCCAGGGCCCTCCCTTACCCTTGAGCACAGAGGCCGCAAGGGCTCTTCTCCAGTccactctcccctccccaccatgTGGGCCCTGGCAGACGGACAAAGGGGTCTCTGGCCCCGGACCACCCTCTGCCTGTGGCTCTCTCTGGtcctcagccccacagggctctggctgggagatgggaacagcgtggggggggaaggggatcACTGGCTGGAGGGAGTGCTCCAGCCCACTGGGgagggtccctgccagccccatgccCTTCTGCTCTATCCAGCTGGTtcaggacagcagcagggttGAAGAAtacctgcagcagagcctgccaTACCTGAAGGATGCTCAGGCCCCCTTGCGCGAGGCAGCCGTGAGGTTCATTGGTGAGCCACAGCCCCCGCAGtccctctttgggcagcctggccccagtccCCGCCGCTGCACTGGcaccaaggagcagccctgtggctgcccgagccccagctgccccgcgcagggccttggcctccctctcccacccctgcccacgcaGGTGGCCTTGGTGGCCGCCTCGCTCAGTCCAACCccgctgagctgctgctcttccccggGCTCAGCCCtttgagggggaggagggcgtGCGGCCCATccggcagggcggggggctgcgctgctgggagcgtgctggggagcaggggggactGACAGAGCTCTGTGCCTAGGGCTTGCCGCGCGGCCCCTGAGGGACCAAAGCAAGGAGAAGCTGGCCGAGATGTGCAGCGGTGAGTAGGGGCAGTGCTGTGTTggccggggctggaggggcaggggacagagcctgggcagggtgctgccatggctggccctgctccagggaagcGCTTCAGGGCCAGGGGAATGTGTCGGGGCATTTGGGGCattcctgtgcagcagcagcagcagcagctgctgctttctcctggcCGGGGAAAGCGGCAGGTGGGGCTGCCACGGTGTGCAGGGGATGcctggaagcctctgcagagacaGCCCTTCATCTCACCTCTCTTTCTGTCACAGCCCTTCAGTCCCTGCAGGAAGACAGCGACCTCTCCATCCGTTCCCTGGCGGCTCAGACCGTCCTCAGCCTGAGCTCTCCCAGGGTGCAGCCAAGAGTGTGACGCACCCTGCGAccactgtgctgctggtgctgctaaaAGCCAGGCAGAAGAGGTGCAACCTGCCTCAGGGAAATGCCTGTCTCTCAATAAAGCCGGAGCAACAAACGCCAaacccctggtctccttcacaCGTGTAGCACCAGGAGCGTGCTGAGCAAACAGCATCcttgctggctgctcctgctgcctgcaggtcaCTCCCCCTCAGCACACCCTGGCTCCAGGCTTGTGTTACAAGTGTACCTCTCAAGGGGGCTTTCCCCCGGAGAAGCCACGTTTGTTCCCCCCTGGGCAAGTCTTTTCTTTAGagagccagaaggcaaaggggaaaCGGCGGCCGTGAAGGCACCGCGATTGCCTGGAGAGCTTCCTGACGCTCCCGCTTTCCAGCAGCTCGTGGCAGCGCAGCACCCGCTGACCCAGGGTGTCCTTGTACCAAACTCCCAGCTGCTCAGCGGGGACGGAGGGGAGCGGGACCGACAGCTCTCGTCCCCTGGGAAACAGGAAACTCAAGGGGCTGCCCAGCCTGAGGACTCTGGCAAACCTGACCATCACCacgtctgcagctctgctcgtGGCTCCCGAAGCGCCTGCAAGGGCAGCCCAGCCTTTGcacccaaaacccagcagacaTCAGCAAGGCGCTAACGCGATTTCTGCACTCGGGGGACTGACATGCGAGCCAGGGTAGCAGCTTTCCTAGCTTGCTTCTTCTGAGGTGTTGGTGATGCTGGGCCCGGCCTTGAGCCTGGCAAAGCGCATGGATCCAGGCAATCTcttggggaaggaaggggtgggcgATTTCACTTTGCTATTAATACCTTGAAGCAAGTGGATTTGACCCAGCCACACCTTCTCAGCCACCCGCGGACAAGAACCACACCATGAGCGTGCACGTGGCCTGCTCAGCCCCACTCGGGCGCAACGTGGCGATTGTTAGCAATTCTGCCgcctggggtttgttttggcgcCTCGGCAGTTTCTCAGCCTTCCAGGCTCTTTTGCTGGCGGGCTAGCAGGAAAAGCGGCGGCGTGCGGGGTGTGCCGCAGCCTTGTTGTCAGCCTGCCCTTGTCACCTTCGGCCAACGGCTCATCTGTTATTAGCAGAGGGCAGGACAACTGGTCACAGTGGAAGCAGCACATCCCTCAATTCACAGTGAGGGTTTTGCggttcaaaatgaggctttgagctttaacaccagggtttggaccctaaaagtgaggt is a genomic window containing:
- the LOC142048778 gene encoding maestro heat-like repeat-containing protein family member 1; its protein translation is MVNRPPSHPLVAWEEVGVPQESSSPPEPHEVCAVQPLQADASWLAVYEEEQETVDFIQAFLKSSGKEETEKMQFLKRICTLCRAARHKGLLQGLDVFCHRFELAKSIKALLEEEPRDQLRTAVRQLAMDAIAALSSVETVLEGQKESLIHACFTSVFSLPPEEDMQGLDASLYCQTLDAMDSMLRVLVFSSPASGLSKELQTVLKMLLTLTNSQSAAVRTRALRRIQRLSHVLARWPSLEAWQDEFSHGCYTEVQIPILGRLLGCLILLSSCKEEESSHVASDALDSIYRFICKRESRTRSEDKPQHQQAQREWEAESTSSCSLLHKASTLIMAGKNYLRPSEKTGIVLTAIEAMRHSSTYDKQVARAVLNRTMRDPASWLTDVPSIVRCIHESLQSTSTVSAWESLEALLVFLACKYPRELVFSMVINVPLCDSAALSMWGLMLFQNKTPAKFLPELKTIVNSRKRRHRKLISTAVLHACNIQEAVQDCTNAERLRFSSTQLLQEHLRGPNLGLHWLVLKGLITLSERPKTAGKIQVLLPDVVETLQDANKRMALLVFQNMVHYMKRKKASHTALQFSEKLLLLFDDECSQLRETSICLFKDLMEAVVWCDRRRMKTKVWRGLLPLFFHMSDQSPSVAKVSRKALAVVAKILEWEELRHVICPQHTQRITECLLVQDSSRVEEYLQQSLPYLKDAQAPLREAAVALVAASLSPTPLSCCSSPGSAL